A DNA window from Vigna angularis cultivar LongXiaoDou No.4 chromosome 1, ASM1680809v1, whole genome shotgun sequence contains the following coding sequences:
- the LOC108319687 gene encoding bZIP transcription factor 11: MASSSGTCSGSSSLLQNSGSEEDLQAVMDQRKRKRMTSNRESARRSRMRKQKHLDDLVTQVAQLRKENQQILTTVNITTQQFLSVEVENSVLRAQVGELSHRLESLNEIIELWLCVRRRGEDEVGIPTVPFL; the protein is encoded by the coding sequence ATGGCTTCCTCAAGCGGAACATGTTCGGGTTCATCCTCTCTGCTTCAGAACTCGGGTTCTGAGGAGGACTTGCAAGCGGTAATGGAtcagagaaagaggaagagaatgACATCGAATCGCGAATCTGCACGACGATCTCGCATGAGGAAGCAGAAGCACTTGGACGATCTGGTTACCCAAGTGGCTCAGCTGAGAAAGGAGAATCAGCAGATACTCACCACCGTCAACATCACCACGCAGCAGTTCTTGAGCGTTGAGGTTGAGAACTCGGTGCTCCGGGCTCAGGTGGGTGAGCTGAGCCATCGGTTAGAGTCTCTGAACGAGATCATCGAACTCTGGTTGTGTGTGAGAAGGAGAGGGGAAGATGAAGTGGGAATTCCCACTGTGCCCTTTCTCTAA
- the LOC108319686 gene encoding MADS-box transcription factor 3 → MGRGRIPMDLIEKEKARKTTFQKRKNGLMKKVYEFSTLCSVDVGVIIFASKFLDEPEIWPQDPRELKRVIEKYLNTTSDRRPKVYDVEEYFDERMKRIEGEISKVQKGKIQLIYPTWDDSYNTLEEEQLRMFVSILDAKLDACNQRMNMFKRDSKGKVIAESDNDEALVPYLAPTLGSHLSFMQNMSQTQVFPTNDNNRVPFYPCHLSQNSLPSLFQLGQNFTQLIEKNIAVDWNNQVGASDHRIDTQQEDRTNKNQNPSSCYYDANIQTMQPYNNVALQTLPAQLQCDATFQSLSNRPGPSQGFEPNDVSNMLQPHFLNYMHRRN, encoded by the coding sequence ATGGGGCGTGGAAGGATACCCATGGATCTGATCGAGAAAGAGAAGGCTCGAAAGACAACATTTCAGAAGAGAAAGAACGGACTAATGAAGAAAGTTTACGAGTTTTCAACACTTTGTTCAGTTGACGTTGGTGTGATTATCTTTGCTTCAAAGTTTCTTGATGAACCTGAAATATGGCCACAAGACCCAAGAGAGTTGAAACGTGTGATTGAGAAATATCTGAACACTACCAGTGATAGGCGTCCAAAGGTGTATGATGTGGAAGAGTATTTCGATGAAAGGATGAAAAGGATTGAAGGAGAGATTTCCAAAGTGCAGAAAGGGAAGATCCAGCTCATTTATCCAACCTGGGATGACTCTTACAATACTCTTGAAGAGGAACAGTTGAGGATGTTTGTAAGCATTTTGGATGCTAAGCTTGATGCTTGTAATCAAAGGATGAACATGTTCAAACGAGATTCAAAGGGAAAAGTAATAGCAGAATCAGACAATGATGAAGCACTTGTTCCTTACTTGGCTCCAACTTTAGGTAGTCACCTCAGTTTCATGCAGAACATGTCTCAAACACAGGTTTTTCCTACTAATGATAACAATCGAGTACCATTTTATCCATGTCATCTCAGTCAAAATTCTCTACCTTCTTTGTTTCAATTGGGTCAAAACTTTACccaattgatagaaaaaaatatagcaGTGGATTGGAATAATCAAGTTGGTGCAAGTGATCACAGAATTGATACACAACAGGAGGATAGAacaaacaaaaaccaaaacccATCATCGTGCTATTACGATGCAAATATTCAAACAATGCAGCCGTATAATAATGTTGCCTTGCAAACTCTTCCTGCTCAATTGCAGTGCGATGCAACATTCCAGAGCCTGTCAAATCGACCAGGTCCATCACAAGGATTTGAACCTAATGATGTTTCTAATATGCTTCAACCtcattttttaaactatatgcacAGAAGAAACTAG